In Acidiphilium acidophilum, one genomic interval encodes:
- a CDS encoding branched-chain amino acid ABC transporter permease: MGLILLFNVFNGLIQGAFYALMALGLALILGLNNTINFAQGAFMALAAYFAFTLVPYVGFWGGLVIAPLLAGAIGLGVEMVLVRRLYNRKDPIYTLLLTFGLAFIIQDLIRTVWGAQGQPLAIPAFLNHPLSSTYFFVTGYRLFVVAVALLGTGSLFAVLRFTRIGIRIRAGNSDLETISALGVNIYLLRSANFVIGIIFAGVAGILAAGQIGLTPTMGDSLIMPAFVAIVVGGVGSLVGSLLGGLIIGLASGITTAFFPAASEVVIYVIMGITLVVRPRGLMGQEGLFE, from the coding sequence ATGGGGCTCATTCTGTTGTTCAACGTGTTCAACGGCCTGATTCAGGGCGCGTTCTATGCGCTGATGGCGCTGGGGCTGGCGCTCATTCTCGGTCTCAACAACACGATCAATTTCGCTCAGGGCGCGTTCATGGCGTTGGCGGCGTATTTTGCGTTCACGCTGGTGCCGTATGTGGGATTCTGGGGCGGGCTGGTCATCGCGCCGCTGCTGGCCGGGGCGATCGGACTTGGGGTCGAGATGGTGCTGGTGCGGCGGCTCTATAACCGCAAGGACCCGATCTATACGTTGCTGCTCACGTTCGGGCTCGCGTTCATCATCCAGGACCTGATCCGCACCGTGTGGGGTGCGCAGGGACAGCCGCTCGCGATTCCGGCGTTTCTCAACCATCCGCTCAGCAGCACGTATTTCTTTGTCACCGGCTATCGGCTGTTCGTGGTCGCGGTGGCGTTGCTCGGGACCGGTTCGTTGTTTGCCGTCCTGCGGTTCACCCGTATCGGCATCCGCATCCGCGCGGGGAATTCCGACCTTGAAACCATATCGGCGCTCGGCGTTAACATTTATCTGCTGCGCTCGGCGAATTTCGTGATCGGCATTATTTTTGCCGGTGTTGCGGGCATTCTTGCCGCCGGGCAGATCGGGCTGACACCGACCATGGGCGATAGTTTGATCATGCCCGCCTTCGTTGCGATCGTGGTCGGCGGGGTCGGCTCGCTGGTCGGTTCGCTGCTCGGCGGGCTGATCATCGGCCTGGCCTCCGGCATTACCACCGCCTTCTTTCCAGCGGCCAGCGAGGTTGTGATTTATGTCATCATGGGGATCACGCTGGTGGTGCGACCGCGCGGGCTGATGGGGCAGGAAGGGTTGTTCGAATGA
- a CDS encoding branched-chain amino acid ABC transporter permease: MSGVAGAPASVSGGPMISRRILGNVALGLVLFAVPVWLPLVGGYTDLASRVLIYALAAMGLNLLLGFTGGLSFGHAAYFGLGSYGVGLMLKYETHSILLALLVGTLVGGLAAALLGPIAVRRRGIYFSMITIAIGQMFYFIAVRWNGLTGGEDGLTGFSRHPIHLPGLTLPMGSVGFYYLVLVCFGVAALALWVVLNAPLGHSFVAIRENYKRLTFLGIRTQRYVAISFAISGVVAALAGGLNALLDNFTSPNTLNYTLSGDFLIIAVLGGMRNFWGPLMGAVIFVLVRDYVSSITNNWMTVIGLVFVVSVIFFPMGVLGFFNRGAKS, encoded by the coding sequence ATGAGCGGCGTTGCCGGTGCGCCGGCCTCCGTGTCCGGCGGGCCGATGATCTCGCGGCGCATCCTCGGCAATGTGGCGCTCGGACTGGTGCTGTTCGCCGTGCCGGTCTGGCTGCCGCTGGTCGGCGGCTATACCGATCTGGCCTCGCGGGTGCTGATTTATGCGCTGGCCGCGATGGGGCTGAACCTGCTGCTTGGTTTCACCGGCGGCCTCTCGTTCGGTCATGCCGCGTATTTCGGGCTTGGCTCCTACGGGGTCGGGTTGATGCTGAAATATGAAACCCACAGCATATTGCTGGCACTGCTGGTCGGCACCCTGGTCGGTGGCCTCGCCGCCGCGCTGCTCGGGCCGATCGCGGTGCGGCGGCGGGGGATCTATTTTTCGATGATCACCATTGCGATCGGTCAGATGTTCTATTTCATCGCGGTGCGCTGGAACGGGCTGACCGGCGGCGAGGATGGGCTGACCGGGTTTTCCCGCCACCCGATCCATCTGCCGGGGCTGACCCTGCCGATGGGATCGGTCGGGTTTTATTACCTCGTGCTGGTCTGCTTCGGCGTGGCGGCGCTCGCCCTCTGGGTGGTGCTCAACGCGCCGCTCGGGCACAGTTTCGTGGCGATCCGCGAGAATTACAAGCGGCTCACCTTTCTCGGCATCCGCACCCAGCGCTATGTCGCGATTTCCTTTGCGATCTCGGGCGTTGTCGCCGCCCTGGCCGGTGGTTTGAATGCCCTGCTCGATAATTTCACGTCCCCGAACACGTTGAACTACACGCTCTCGGGCGATTTCCTGATCATCGCGGTGCTCGGCGGGATGCGCAATTTCTGGGGCCCGCTGATGGGGGCGGTGATTTTCGTGCTGGTGCGCGACTATGTCAGCTCGATCACCAACAACTGGATGACGGTGATCGGCCTCGTTTTTGTCGTTTCCGTGATTTTTTTCCCGATGGGGGTCCTCGGATTCTTCAACCGCGGGGCGAAGTCGTGA
- a CDS encoding ABC transporter ATP-binding protein yields the protein MSLLVLDRVGRRFGALQALSGISLSVEPGELRAIIGPNGAGKTTLFNLISGFFPPSEGSIVFAGETITAVNPAALVKRGIIRTFQITEIFLALSVHDNLRIAVETAMGLNLRPWISAATRAAVERRVEELAEIVRIAPKLHRIAGELSHGDQRVVEIGIVLAKSPKLLLLDEPTAGMGDEETNHMTDLIRRLNREQGITMLFVEHDMAIVFGIADRITVLDNGHMLAEGNAEEIAADPRVQSAYLGQAA from the coding sequence GTGAGCCTGCTGGTGCTGGATCGGGTCGGGCGGCGGTTCGGGGCGTTGCAGGCGCTGTCGGGGATTTCGCTCAGCGTCGAACCGGGCGAACTCCGCGCGATCATCGGCCCGAACGGTGCGGGCAAGACCACGTTGTTCAACCTGATCAGCGGGTTTTTCCCGCCCTCCGAAGGCAGTATCGTGTTCGCAGGGGAGACCATCACCGCGGTCAATCCGGCGGCGCTGGTCAAACGCGGCATTATTCGCACGTTCCAGATTACCGAGATTTTTCTTGCACTTTCGGTGCATGACAATCTGCGGATCGCGGTCGAGACCGCGATGGGGCTGAATTTGCGGCCCTGGATTTCGGCGGCCACGCGCGCGGCGGTGGAGCGGCGGGTCGAGGAACTCGCCGAGATCGTGCGGATCGCGCCGAAGCTTCATCGGATCGCGGGCGAATTGTCGCATGGCGATCAGCGTGTGGTGGAAATCGGCATCGTGCTGGCCAAGTCGCCCAAGCTGCTGCTGCTCGACGAGCCGACCGCCGGGATGGGTGATGAGGAAACCAATCACATGACCGACCTGATCCGCCGGCTCAACCGCGAGCAGGGGATTACCATGCTGTTCGTCGAGCATGACATGGCGATCGTGTTCGGGATCGCGGACCGGATCACGGTGCTCGACAACGGGCACATGCTCGCCGAGGGCAATGCCGAGGAAATTGCCGCCGATCCCCGCGTGCAGTCGGCCTATCTGGGGCAGGCGGCATGA